A genomic segment from Streptomyces antibioticus encodes:
- a CDS encoding phosphopantetheine attachment domain protein, with protein sequence MPEPLTPEHLTPEPLTPEPLTPEPLTLDRFRVDLAECLFLEPGEVDLEDSPLDAGLDSLRIATLLERWRATGADVTYVELAERTSFAQWWQLLTERTRGVDGADA encoded by the coding sequence ATGCCCGAACCCCTCACGCCCGAACACCTCACGCCCGAACCTCTCACGCCCGAACCTCTCACGCCCGAACCCCTCACCCTGGACCGCTTCCGCGTCGACCTCGCGGAGTGCCTGTTCCTGGAGCCCGGCGAAGTCGACCTGGAAGACAGCCCGTTGGACGCGGGCCTGGACTCGCTGCGCATCGCCACCCTGCTGGAACGCTGGCGGGCGACGGGCGCCGACGTCACCTACGTCGAACTCGCCGAGCGCACCTCCTTCGCCCAGTGGTGGCAGCTCCTGACCGAACGCACCCGAGGGGTGGACGGTGCGGACGCCTGA
- a CDS encoding fatty acid--CoA ligase produces METPLHHPEPTTLAHTTRFHAARQPDAPALICENRTLTYGDLHRASNRLAHALRAAGLGEGDRVAYLGKESEHYYEALFACAKTGTVLVPVNWRLTATEVSHILRDSGTRLLFLEEEFATIVQNMPTAAPHTVVPVGAIAAWCAEHPDGDPEFEADPDTPVAQLYTSGTTGLPKGVVLAHRSFFAIRDALASEGLDWIDWRAGDIALVGIPGFHVGGLWWATQNLNAGTTVVVMRAFAARQAVDLIRDLGVTTACVVPAMLRMMLTEPGVGAQDFTTLRKTVYGGSPISEALLEESIAVLDCEFAQIYGLTETGNTAVCLPPAAHVPGGALMQAAGRPYPGVRAKVIDDQGRALPPGTVGEVCLHTPARMVAYWGLPDKTAQTLVDGWIHTGDAGYLDEDGHLFIHDRIKDVILVAGENVYPAEIENVLEHHPAVREAVVVGIPDERWGEKVHAFVVPAPGTRPSPRDLHTFLVPRLAAFKLPAAYEFTDHVPRNPSGKILRRELRDRFWADTARKVN; encoded by the coding sequence ATGGAGACGCCGCTCCACCACCCCGAACCGACCACCCTCGCCCACACCACCCGCTTCCACGCCGCCCGGCAGCCGGACGCCCCGGCGCTGATCTGCGAGAACCGCACCCTCACCTACGGGGACCTGCACCGCGCGAGCAACCGGCTCGCGCACGCCCTGCGGGCCGCAGGACTCGGCGAGGGCGACCGGGTGGCCTACCTGGGCAAGGAGTCCGAGCACTACTACGAGGCACTCTTCGCCTGCGCCAAGACCGGCACCGTGCTGGTCCCGGTCAACTGGCGGCTCACCGCAACCGAGGTGAGCCACATCCTCCGGGACTCCGGCACCCGACTGCTGTTCCTGGAGGAGGAGTTCGCGACGATCGTGCAAAACATGCCGACCGCGGCACCGCACACCGTCGTCCCGGTCGGCGCGATCGCGGCCTGGTGTGCCGAACACCCCGACGGTGACCCGGAGTTCGAGGCCGACCCCGACACTCCGGTCGCCCAGCTCTACACCAGTGGCACCACCGGGCTGCCCAAGGGCGTCGTGCTCGCCCACCGCAGCTTCTTCGCGATCCGTGACGCACTCGCGAGCGAGGGACTGGACTGGATCGACTGGCGGGCCGGTGACATCGCGCTCGTCGGCATCCCCGGATTCCACGTCGGCGGCCTGTGGTGGGCCACCCAGAACCTCAACGCCGGTACGACGGTCGTGGTGATGCGCGCCTTCGCCGCCCGTCAGGCCGTCGACCTCATCCGGGACCTCGGCGTCACGACCGCCTGCGTGGTCCCGGCCATGCTGCGCATGATGCTCACCGAACCCGGAGTCGGCGCCCAGGACTTCACCACCCTGCGCAAGACGGTCTACGGCGGCTCCCCGATCTCGGAGGCCCTGCTGGAGGAGAGCATCGCCGTCCTGGACTGCGAGTTCGCCCAGATCTACGGGCTCACCGAGACCGGCAACACCGCCGTCTGTCTCCCCCCGGCCGCCCATGTCCCCGGCGGGGCCCTCATGCAGGCCGCAGGGCGCCCCTACCCGGGGGTGCGGGCCAAGGTGATCGACGACCAGGGCCGCGCACTGCCCCCGGGCACGGTCGGCGAGGTCTGCCTGCACACCCCCGCCCGGATGGTCGCGTACTGGGGACTGCCCGACAAGACGGCACAGACGCTCGTCGACGGCTGGATCCACACCGGTGACGCCGGCTACCTGGACGAGGACGGCCACCTCTTCATCCACGACCGCATCAAGGACGTCATCCTCGTCGCCGGGGAGAACGTCTACCCCGCCGAGATCGAGAACGTCCTCGAACACCACCCCGCGGTGCGCGAGGCGGTCGTGGTCGGGATCCCCGACGAGCGCTGGGGCGAGAAGGTGCACGCCTTCGTCGTCCCGGCGCCGGGAACCCGGCCGAGCCCCCGCGACCTGCACACCTTCCTCGTCCCACGCCTCGCGGCCTTCAAGCTGCCCGCCGCCTACGAGTTCACCGACCATGTCCCGCGCAACCCCAGCGGCAAGATCCTCCGCCGCGAACTGCGCGACCGCTTCTGGGCCGACACCGCACGCAAGGTCAACTGA
- the scoD gene encoding (2E)-enoyl-ACP glycyltransferase, producing the protein MTSPAPALRVYPTDEELLTGVLAPYKPHCTYLKSADVTPLPDGLARAQAVFAIQESCYIDDTGHLNSVEVNIAYNQLMYYLVAKSVRERLLTGFEDWTLEDFWRHQLPDILIARFSSSFRRPVDPRDFTGEMEFRSVTRRAPGGSGSPFLHARTAFRFQDARGGRCDGEVTLAFVNVP; encoded by the coding sequence GTGACCAGCCCCGCCCCCGCCCTGAGGGTGTACCCCACCGACGAGGAACTCCTGACCGGAGTCCTGGCGCCCTACAAGCCCCACTGCACGTACCTGAAGTCGGCCGACGTCACGCCCCTTCCCGACGGACTCGCCCGCGCGCAGGCCGTGTTCGCGATCCAGGAGTCCTGCTACATCGACGACACCGGCCATCTGAACTCGGTCGAGGTCAACATCGCCTACAACCAGTTGATGTACTACCTGGTCGCCAAGTCCGTCCGGGAACGGCTGCTGACCGGCTTCGAGGACTGGACCCTAGAAGACTTCTGGCGCCACCAGCTCCCGGACATCCTCATCGCCCGCTTCTCGTCCAGCTTCCGCAGGCCCGTCGACCCCCGTGACTTCACCGGGGAGATGGAGTTCCGCTCCGTGACCCGACGTGCCCCCGGCGGATCCGGCAGCCCCTTCCTGCACGCCCGGACCGCGTTCCGCTTCCAGGACGCCCGGGGCGGCCGGTGCGACGGCGAGGTGACCCTCGCGTTCGTCAACGTCCCCTGA
- the scoE gene encoding (3R)-3-[(carboxymethyl)amino]fatty acid oxygenase/decarboxylase, translating to MHIEDQPGAPLGVTVEGFDHTTASAADIRTLKEAVYTKKIAVLKGQHLTPEQFLALGRRLGRPETYYEPMYQHPEVPEIFVSSNVPENGRQIGVPKTGRFWHADYQFMPDPFGLTLIHPQVVPAQNRGTYFIDMGAAYERLPEELKKEIAGTRCRHSVRKYFKIRPHDVYRPISEVIEEVETRTPPVVQPTTFTHPMTGETVLYLSEGFTVGIEDENGEPLDEELLERLFEATGQLDATFTHEGIHLQTFEKGDLLIWDNRSLVHRARHTTTPEPAVSHRVTVHDERGLYEGMRAA from the coding sequence ATGCACATCGAGGACCAGCCCGGCGCCCCACTCGGCGTCACCGTCGAGGGCTTCGACCACACCACCGCCTCCGCGGCGGACATCCGCACCCTCAAGGAGGCCGTCTACACGAAGAAGATCGCCGTCCTGAAGGGCCAGCACCTCACCCCCGAACAGTTCCTGGCCCTCGGCCGGCGCCTCGGCCGCCCCGAGACCTACTACGAGCCGATGTACCAGCACCCCGAGGTCCCGGAGATCTTCGTCTCCTCCAACGTCCCGGAGAACGGGCGGCAGATCGGCGTGCCGAAGACGGGCAGGTTCTGGCACGCCGACTACCAGTTCATGCCGGACCCCTTCGGCCTCACCCTGATCCACCCGCAGGTCGTCCCGGCGCAGAACCGCGGCACCTACTTCATCGACATGGGCGCGGCGTACGAGCGGCTGCCCGAGGAGCTGAAGAAGGAGATCGCCGGGACGCGCTGCCGGCACTCCGTGCGCAAGTACTTCAAGATCCGCCCGCACGACGTCTACCGCCCGATCTCCGAGGTCATCGAGGAGGTCGAGACCAGAACCCCGCCCGTGGTCCAGCCCACCACCTTCACCCACCCCATGACCGGCGAGACCGTCCTCTACCTCAGCGAGGGCTTCACCGTCGGCATCGAGGACGAGAACGGCGAACCGCTCGACGAGGAACTCCTCGAGCGCCTCTTCGAGGCCACCGGCCAGCTCGACGCCACCTTCACGCACGAGGGCATCCACCTCCAGACCTTCGAGAAGGGCGACCTGCTGATCTGGGACAACCGCAGCCTCGTCCACCGGGCCCGGCACACCACCACCCCGGAGCCGGCCGTCTCCCACCGCGTCACCGTCCACGACGAGCGCGGGCTGTACGAGGGGATGCGTGCCGCGTGA
- a CDS encoding MFS transporter → MRARLTLLVLALAQLVIALDYNIVYVALPEIGAGLGFSPHDLQWVVSAYVVTTGGFLLLGGRTADLLGRRRTFVAATLVYAGSSLVGGLSQSAGVLIAVRAAQGIGGSLLFPATLALINTIYEEGPARNRALAVWGAAGAGGLCFGSLLGGVLVEAFGWPSVFFVNVPIAVALAWAGSRLFPADGPPTHTRRFDVTGALAATGGITLLVFVLVHAPQAGWTAPSTLLGAGLAVTLLTVFAVVETRSRDPLVPARLFAHRGLIAAMAVTALYSATFGSLPYFMTLYFQNVRGHGAFATGLAFLVPAVVTALGTQAGERAVARIGVRRMLAGGMALGAAGAAALGLALTGDGSYPLLLPGIVLLGLGQGAAWTGMWIAAASGVPARDQGVASGMASTSLQVGGAVGLALLVALSSGAGAHGPPDGALLTGIRAAVFAVAAGLACGAPLTLTLRRTALTAA, encoded by the coding sequence ATGAGGGCCCGACTGACCCTTCTCGTCCTCGCGCTGGCCCAGTTGGTCATCGCGCTCGACTACAACATCGTCTACGTCGCCCTCCCCGAGATAGGCGCCGGACTCGGTTTCTCCCCGCACGACCTCCAGTGGGTGGTGAGCGCGTACGTCGTCACGACGGGCGGCTTCCTGCTGCTCGGCGGCCGTACGGCCGATCTGCTGGGCCGGCGCCGGACCTTCGTCGCCGCGACGCTCGTGTACGCGGGGTCCTCGCTGGTGGGCGGGCTGTCCCAGTCGGCCGGGGTGCTGATCGCCGTCCGCGCGGCGCAGGGCATCGGCGGCTCGCTGCTCTTCCCGGCCACCCTCGCCCTGATCAACACGATCTACGAGGAGGGGCCCGCCCGGAACCGCGCTCTCGCGGTGTGGGGCGCCGCGGGCGCCGGCGGCCTGTGCTTCGGGTCGCTGCTGGGCGGGGTGCTCGTGGAGGCGTTCGGCTGGCCGTCGGTGTTCTTCGTCAACGTCCCGATCGCGGTGGCGCTGGCATGGGCGGGCAGCCGGCTCTTCCCCGCGGACGGCCCGCCCACCCACACCCGGCGCTTCGACGTCACCGGCGCGCTGGCCGCCACCGGCGGGATCACGCTCCTCGTGTTCGTGCTGGTGCACGCCCCGCAGGCGGGCTGGACCGCCCCGTCCACCCTGCTCGGCGCGGGCCTCGCGGTCACCCTGCTGACGGTCTTCGCGGTCGTCGAGACCCGCTCGCGCGATCCGCTGGTACCGGCGCGGCTGTTCGCGCACCGGGGGCTGATCGCCGCGATGGCGGTCACCGCCCTCTACAGCGCCACCTTCGGCTCGCTGCCGTATTTCATGACCCTCTACTTCCAGAACGTGCGCGGTCACGGCGCGTTCGCGACCGGCCTGGCGTTCCTGGTCCCCGCGGTGGTGACCGCGCTGGGCACCCAGGCCGGCGAACGGGCCGTCGCCAGGATCGGCGTACGGCGCATGCTGGCAGGCGGCATGGCCCTGGGCGCCGCGGGAGCCGCCGCGCTCGGGCTCGCCCTCACCGGGGACGGCTCGTACCCCCTGCTGCTGCCCGGGATCGTGCTGCTGGGACTCGGCCAGGGCGCCGCCTGGACCGGCATGTGGATCGCCGCCGCCTCCGGAGTCCCCGCCCGGGACCAGGGAGTCGCCTCCGGCATGGCCTCCACCTCCCTCCAGGTGGGCGGCGCGGTCGGACTCGCGCTGCTGGTCGCGCTGTCGTCCGGCGCCGGAGCCCACGGGCCCCCGGACGGCGCCCTGTTGACAGGAATCCGCGCCGCCGTGTTCGCGGTGGCGGCGGGCCTCGCCTGTGGCGCACCGCTCACCTTGACCTTGCGCAGAACGGCGCTCACCGCCGCCTAG
- a CDS encoding copper chaperone PCu(A)C, with amino-acid sequence MREFTNRLRDGALAALVPVTACGLALAGLTAWVGAGRAGSPARITVTAGKVLLPSAGVGETAAFFQIANEGGSADTLVRVTARTVPGEVTLSRHRMRQGNAAYRSPVDSVPVPAGARLAMSPSGVDLTVPVPPDGWRPGERVTFTLEFRHTGRVEARAVVVPPTSASLR; translated from the coding sequence ATGAGGGAGTTCACGAACCGGCTGCGGGACGGGGCACTCGCCGCCCTGGTGCCCGTCACGGCGTGCGGCCTGGCGCTGGCCGGTCTGACGGCCTGGGTCGGCGCGGGCCGGGCCGGGAGCCCGGCGCGCATCACCGTCACGGCTGGGAAGGTGCTCCTGCCGTCCGCAGGGGTGGGGGAGACGGCCGCGTTCTTCCAGATCGCGAACGAGGGCGGTTCGGCCGACACCCTGGTGCGGGTCACGGCACGGACCGTCCCCGGCGAGGTGACGCTGTCCCGGCACCGTATGCGGCAGGGGAACGCCGCCTACCGGTCCCCGGTCGACTCCGTCCCGGTCCCGGCGGGGGCCCGGCTCGCGATGTCGCCGAGCGGGGTCGACCTGACAGTACCTGTGCCGCCGGACGGATGGAGACCGGGCGAACGCGTCACGTTCACCCTGGAGTTCCGGCACACGGGGCGGGTGGAGGCGCGGGCCGTCGTGGTGCCGCCCACGTCCGCGTCGCTGCGGTAG
- a CDS encoding heavy metal translocating P-type ATPase, whose amino-acid sequence MTCAACVRRVEKKLGRLEGVTATVNLATGTARVSHPADLTPEALVTAVEQAGYQASHQAGYRASHGAGHRAAPPAPEADDARQERERLLITALLAVPVLELSMVPALQFRNWQWLCFVLAAPVAVWSAWPFHVRALRGLRHSTATMDTLVSLGVLASFAWSVYALFLGGAGEPGMRMPFSLLPSTQEGTAHLYLEAAVADPLFVLAGRFLEGRARRGTGAALRSLAELAAKQVSVRDEHGERTVPVDQLRVGQVFLVRPGERVATDGRVTRGSSAVDLSLVTGESEPVEVSPGSALVGGAVNAGGLLHVEATAVGADTQLARITRLVTEAQAGKARAQRLADRVAGVFVPAVLALAVTALGFWLGAGADPQAALTAGVAVLVVACPCALGLATPTALMAATGRGARLGVLVSGPRTLEALRHVDTVVLDKTGTLTTGHMTVARVTALPGALGEDEAVRLAGAVEQGSEHPIGRAVTTYARRKDPAQLLPDVTGFLATPGRGVKGEVESRTVEVGAPDGTLPRELAEALAQAEAAAHTPVLVRVDGRAEALIAVGDVLRPGSYRAVERLRRLGIRPVLATGDRDAPAEAVAAALALDEVHARCTPEDKATLVRELRRTGARVAVVGDGVNDAAALAAADLGIAMGSGTDVAVGAADLTLAREDIEALVDAVLLARRTLRTIRANLVWAFGYNAVTVPLAMVGLLDPMVAAAAMSASSLLVVANSLRLRGRQPSPARPRPRAAATRRAKAGAR is encoded by the coding sequence ATGACCTGCGCGGCCTGCGTACGCCGGGTGGAGAAGAAGCTCGGCAGGCTGGAGGGCGTCACGGCGACGGTCAACCTGGCCACGGGCACGGCACGGGTCAGCCATCCGGCCGACCTCACACCGGAGGCACTCGTCACCGCCGTCGAACAGGCCGGCTACCAGGCCAGTCACCAGGCCGGTTACCGGGCCAGTCATGGGGCCGGTCACCGGGCCGCGCCGCCCGCGCCCGAGGCCGACGACGCCCGTCAGGAGCGCGAACGGCTGCTGATCACCGCGCTGTTGGCCGTGCCCGTCCTGGAACTGTCGATGGTGCCGGCGCTCCAGTTCCGCAACTGGCAGTGGCTGTGCTTCGTGCTGGCCGCCCCGGTCGCGGTGTGGAGCGCCTGGCCCTTCCACGTCAGGGCGTTGCGGGGGCTGCGGCACTCCACGGCCACCATGGACACCCTGGTCTCGCTCGGAGTCCTCGCGTCCTTCGCCTGGTCGGTGTACGCGCTGTTCCTCGGGGGAGCGGGCGAACCCGGGATGCGGATGCCGTTCAGCCTGCTGCCCTCCACGCAGGAGGGCACGGCACACCTGTATCTCGAAGCCGCCGTCGCCGACCCGCTGTTCGTGCTCGCCGGCCGGTTCCTGGAGGGCCGCGCCCGAAGGGGCACGGGAGCGGCGCTGCGGTCCCTGGCCGAACTCGCGGCCAAGCAGGTGTCCGTACGGGACGAGCACGGCGAACGAACCGTCCCCGTCGATCAATTGCGCGTCGGCCAGGTCTTCCTGGTGCGCCCCGGTGAGCGCGTCGCCACCGACGGGCGGGTGACGCGGGGCAGTTCCGCCGTGGATCTGTCCCTGGTCACCGGGGAGAGCGAACCCGTGGAGGTGTCGCCCGGCTCGGCCCTGGTCGGAGGCGCCGTGAACGCGGGAGGACTGCTGCACGTCGAGGCCACGGCGGTCGGCGCGGACACGCAACTCGCACGCATCACACGCCTTGTGACGGAGGCACAGGCCGGAAAGGCACGGGCGCAGCGGCTGGCCGACCGGGTCGCCGGGGTGTTCGTACCCGCCGTCCTGGCGCTCGCCGTGACCGCCCTCGGCTTCTGGCTCGGCGCCGGAGCCGACCCACAGGCCGCGCTCACCGCCGGTGTGGCCGTCCTGGTCGTGGCCTGCCCGTGCGCGCTGGGCCTGGCGACCCCGACCGCCCTGATGGCCGCCACCGGGCGGGGCGCCCGACTCGGCGTGCTGGTGAGCGGACCGCGGACGCTGGAGGCACTGCGGCACGTGGACACCGTCGTCCTCGACAAGACCGGCACACTGACCACGGGCCACATGACGGTCGCCCGCGTCACCGCCCTGCCCGGCGCGCTCGGGGAGGACGAGGCGGTGCGGCTGGCCGGGGCCGTGGAGCAGGGCTCCGAGCATCCGATCGGGCGGGCGGTCACCACGTACGCGCGCCGCAAGGACCCGGCCCAACTGCTGCCGGACGTGACCGGCTTCCTCGCGACGCCGGGCCGTGGCGTAAAGGGTGAGGTGGAGAGCCGTACGGTCGAAGTGGGCGCGCCGGACGGCACGTTGCCGCGCGAGCTGGCCGAGGCGCTGGCCCAGGCGGAGGCGGCCGCGCACACACCGGTTCTGGTGCGGGTCGACGGCCGGGCCGAGGCGCTGATCGCCGTCGGGGACGTGCTGCGGCCGGGCAGCTACCGGGCCGTGGAGCGGCTGCGCCGGCTCGGGATCCGCCCGGTGCTCGCCACCGGAGACCGCGACGCACCCGCCGAAGCCGTCGCGGCCGCCCTCGCCCTCGACGAGGTGCACGCCCGCTGCACACCGGAGGACAAGGCCACGCTCGTAAGGGAGTTGAGGCGGACCGGCGCCCGGGTGGCGGTCGTCGGCGACGGCGTGAACGACGCCGCGGCCCTCGCCGCGGCCGACCTGGGCATCGCCATGGGCAGCGGCACCGATGTGGCCGTGGGAGCGGCCGACCTGACCCTGGCCCGCGAAGACATCGAGGCACTTGTCGACGCGGTCCTGCTCGCCCGGCGCACGCTGCGCACCATCCGGGCCAACCTTGTGTGGGCGTTCGGCTACAACGCCGTCACCGTGCCGCTCGCCATGGTCGGACTGCTCGATCCCATGGTCGCCGCGGCGGCGATGTCGGCGAGTTCACTGCTGGTGGTGGCCAACAGCCTGCGACTGCGCGGCCGGCAGCCCTCACCCGCCCGTCCGCGCCCCCGAGCCGCCGCGACGCGGCGCGCCAAGGCCGGTGCGCGATGA
- a CDS encoding SMI1/KNR4 family protein, translating into MTESTAFDWRSFLLRWSGEWADSLPEEDETRDADDERARQARWLGFPAASEEDIAAMEERLGRRMPPSYREFLKVSDGWRNAGGFVWLLAGTSDARWHEDESGLAEEFEEYLDEDAGPEERQGVDVWRRGLQLDVESDITHVLLDPGEVDEDGEWAVYTWASWRAAPPERYATFLEFMRDMHREFHSLRARPDGGESEFANGTTRELDAQVEEARLTALRGDWEGARKPLDEAKGYGRPRAAGLGDQIRRLLGQTYMVYFDGLVTDPRYASELLPPLVADHAAHASGDDSTLRFHLRGADDDLVSLAYATLEEVRDRTFHYKAVGPFGEAVERARELARWGETDAAWRTLMDALPLWEPLGPDHLAPLGWVADPLLGPLLTPERGRELLSAPRAGRKGAAPSPAAGLDPGDLTWLADPDPGNNRTSYRFVLVEGVEPAELPRRLTEEDDAVLRAPTTFWESRHRSRPGQGEFSSYDDRALMAVGRAGTGWSFAFDGDPSPFHRQRFVSPAAAAAVGTRAVVVWCGLRTWHGKPFFHLSVAQDGVEQYAFTYAEGETQRSGPIPPALDPDRFFGGTADAAEAERSLLDALTRAFGASLPRHALVNGRLHTFTTRSWTRPPQDGETYLVVRLHRPTATPATPSD; encoded by the coding sequence ATGACGGAGAGCACGGCATTCGACTGGCGGTCCTTCCTGCTCAGGTGGAGCGGGGAGTGGGCGGACTCCCTGCCGGAGGAGGACGAGACGCGGGACGCGGACGACGAGCGCGCCCGGCAGGCGCGATGGCTGGGATTCCCGGCCGCCTCCGAGGAGGACATCGCGGCCATGGAGGAGCGGCTCGGCCGCCGGATGCCGCCGTCGTACCGGGAGTTCCTCAAGGTCAGCGACGGCTGGCGGAACGCCGGAGGGTTCGTGTGGCTGCTGGCGGGCACCTCGGACGCGCGCTGGCACGAGGACGAGTCGGGGCTCGCGGAAGAGTTCGAGGAGTACCTCGACGAGGACGCCGGGCCCGAGGAGCGGCAAGGGGTGGACGTCTGGCGGCGTGGACTTCAGCTCGACGTCGAGTCCGACATCACCCATGTCCTCCTGGATCCCGGGGAGGTGGACGAGGACGGCGAATGGGCCGTCTACACATGGGCGAGCTGGCGGGCCGCGCCGCCCGAGCGGTACGCCACCTTCCTGGAGTTCATGAGGGACATGCACCGGGAGTTCCACAGCCTGCGCGCCCGACCGGACGGCGGTGAGTCGGAGTTCGCCAACGGCACCACGCGCGAGCTGGACGCCCAGGTGGAGGAGGCCCGGCTGACCGCCCTGCGCGGCGACTGGGAGGGGGCGCGGAAGCCTCTGGACGAGGCGAAGGGGTACGGCCGGCCGCGGGCCGCCGGGCTGGGCGACCAGATACGGCGCCTGCTCGGACAGACCTACATGGTGTACTTCGACGGCCTGGTGACGGACCCCCGTTACGCGTCCGAGCTGCTGCCGCCGCTGGTCGCCGACCACGCGGCGCACGCGTCCGGGGACGACTCCACCCTGAGGTTCCATCTGCGGGGCGCCGACGACGATCTGGTGTCGCTGGCCTACGCGACGCTGGAGGAGGTGCGCGACCGCACGTTCCACTACAAGGCCGTCGGTCCCTTCGGGGAGGCGGTCGAGCGGGCGCGGGAGTTGGCGCGCTGGGGAGAGACCGACGCCGCGTGGCGGACCCTGATGGACGCCCTGCCCCTGTGGGAGCCCCTGGGACCGGACCACTTGGCACCGCTGGGATGGGTGGCCGACCCCCTGCTCGGACCGCTACTCACTCCCGAGCGGGGGCGCGAGCTGCTGTCCGCTCCCCGGGCCGGCCGGAAGGGCGCGGCACCGAGCCCGGCGGCCGGGCTCGACCCGGGCGACCTGACCTGGCTCGCGGATCCGGACCCGGGCAACAACCGCACGTCCTACCGGTTCGTACTGGTGGAGGGCGTGGAACCGGCCGAGCTGCCCCGACGCCTCACCGAGGAGGACGACGCCGTACTGCGCGCCCCGACCACCTTCTGGGAGTCCCGCCACCGTTCGCGCCCCGGCCAGGGGGAGTTCTCCTCCTACGACGACAGAGCCCTCATGGCGGTCGGCCGGGCCGGCACCGGCTGGAGCTTCGCCTTCGACGGCGACCCCTCGCCGTTCCACCGGCAGCGGTTCGTCTCCCCCGCCGCGGCCGCCGCCGTCGGCACCCGCGCGGTGGTGGTGTGGTGCGGCCTCAGAACCTGGCACGGGAAACCGTTCTTCCACCTCTCGGTGGCCCAGGACGGCGTCGAACAGTACGCGTTCACGTACGCGGAGGGAGAGACACAGAGAAGCGGGCCGATACCTCCGGCGCTGGATCCGGACCGCTTCTTCGGCGGAACGGCGGACGCAGCCGAGGCGGAGCGGTCGCTCCTCGACGCCCTGACCCGCGCGTTCGGTGCCTCTCTGCCGCGTCACGCGCTCGTGAACGGGCGGCTGCACACCTTCACCACCCGCTCGTGGACACGACCGCCGCAGGACGGCGAGACGTACCTGGTGGTGCGCCTGCACCGACCGACCGCCACCCCTGCGACACCGTCGGACTGA